In Bufo gargarizans isolate SCDJY-AF-19 chromosome 6, ASM1485885v1, whole genome shotgun sequence, a single genomic region encodes these proteins:
- the LOC122942298 gene encoding syncytin-A-like — translation MKIVLTIENRGKYDEGDYVLGWYFHKMWGTSRVTQMFKLRDMYKSKEYQPITGVPKNPLAPHIVSLKNLKAISDPTYEDTLAMGTGFSDVNLWLEWMKYSAASVNKSNCYICGAAKPHLGTVPLVLPESVEECFLTLFVNMSYNHSACTEWKSKYPLLLKNPRPGAGIQVYPGNYTCYKGSTHGRNVQNFTKGYCHKYSNLNISLTQNQVYSIGDVYWICGDGKIRSRLEGAWKGECAPAKVIMNMHIFTESDIIEKGVLKINKRSSPLSSFDPHVYIDAIGVPRGVPDEFKARDQVAAGFESIFPIITVNKNADWINYIYYNQQRFVNYTRDALQGVAEELQADSIMTFQNRMVLDMILAEKGGVCRILTDPTSCCTYIPNNTGPTGKVTIAIKKLEDLSIELKKNSGINNPWDQYSGWFRSWKQGLIQLGIVILIVIVVIGVVALCVIPCVK, via the coding sequence ATGAAAATTGTATTGACAATAGAAAATCGTGGTAAATATGATGAAGGAGATTATGTATTGGGATGGTACTTCCATAAAATGTGGGGGACTTCCCGGGTAACACAAATGTTCAAACTTAGAGATATGTATAAGTCTAAGGAATACCAACCCATCACAGGTGTCCCCAAAAACCCACTAGCCCCACatatagtttctttaaaaaacctAAAGGCCATATCTGATCCCACATATGAGGATACTTTGGCCATGGGGACGGGTTTTTCTGATGTTAATTTGTGGCTGGAGTGGATGAAGTATAGTGCAGCCTctgtgaataaaagtaactgttaCATATGCGGTGCTGCCAAGCCACACCTAGGTACCGTACCCCTAGTGTTGCCAGAAAGTGTTGAAGAATGTTTTTTGACTCTTTTTGTTAATATGTCTTATAACCACAGTGCATGTACAGAATGGAAATCAAAATACCCTCTGTTGTTAAAAAATCCTCGCCCTGGGGCAGGAATCCAGGTATATCCAGGTaactacacatgttacaaaggtAGTACACATGGGAGGAATGTACAGAATTTCACCAAAGGTTAttgtcacaaatacagcaatctgAACATATCCCTCACTCAGAACCAAGTATACTCCATAGGAGATGTGTACTGGATCTGTGGAGATGGAAAAATAAGATCCAGACTGGAAGGTgcctggaaaggtgaatgtgcGCCTGCCAAAGTTATAATGAACATGCACATTTTTACTGAATCAGATATTATAGAAAAAGGGGTGCTAAAGATAAACAAAAGAAGCAGCCCCCTTTCAAGTTTTGATCCCCATGTGTATATAGATGCAATAGGTGTTCCAAGAGGGGTCCCAGATGAGTTCAAAGCTAGAGATCAAGTAGCTGCCGGATTTGAATCAATATTTCCCATCATTACTGTGAataaaaatgcggattggataaATTACATATACTACAATCAGCAAAGGTTTGTAAACTATACCAGAGATGCATTACAAGGGGTAGCAGAAGAACTACAAGCAGACTCAATCATGACATTTCAGAATCGAATGGTGTTGGATATGATTCTTGCAGAGAAGGGCGGAGTGTGCCGAATACTGACTGATCCAACCTCCTGTTGCACATACATACCAAATAATACTGGCCCCACTGGTAAGGTCACAATAGCTATAAAAAAGCTTGAAGATCTGTCAATAGAACTGAAAAAGAACTCAGGTATAAATAATCCATGGGATCAATACTCTGGGTGGTTCAGAAGTTGGAAACAAGGTCTCATACAACTAGGGATTGTCATACTAATAGTAATTGTAGTAATAGGTGTAGTAGCATTATGTGTTATTCCTTGTGTGAAATGA